From Streptomyces sp. NBC_00237, a single genomic window includes:
- a CDS encoding carbon-nitrogen hydrolase family protein produces MPSSPPAQPLRIALLQSSGRPGSVATNLKVLDEAAGRAVSAGAELLVCPEMFLTGYAIGKDAVHRLAEAADGEGADAVADIAARHGVAIHYGYPERDGEQVFNSAQLIDATGTRRANYRKTHLFGGFEQDVFVPGEQPVVQTDLNGLKLGLMICYDVEFPENVRAHALAGTDLLLVPTAQMHPFEFVAESLVPVRAFESQMYIAYVNRTGPEGEGDDAFEFVGLSCLASPDGATRVRAGRGEELVLGEVDATLLHASRATNPYLRDRRPGLYGSLS; encoded by the coding sequence ATGCCGTCGTCCCCGCCCGCGCAGCCCCTGCGCATCGCCCTGCTCCAGAGCTCCGGGCGTCCCGGCTCCGTGGCCACGAACCTGAAGGTCCTCGACGAGGCCGCCGGGCGGGCCGTCTCGGCGGGCGCGGAGCTGCTGGTCTGCCCGGAGATGTTCCTGACCGGGTACGCCATCGGCAAGGACGCGGTCCACCGGCTGGCGGAGGCCGCCGACGGGGAGGGCGCGGACGCCGTCGCCGACATCGCGGCACGGCACGGCGTGGCGATCCACTACGGCTACCCCGAGCGCGACGGCGAGCAGGTCTTCAATTCCGCCCAGCTCATCGACGCCACCGGCACCCGCCGCGCCAACTACCGCAAGACCCATCTCTTCGGCGGCTTCGAGCAGGACGTCTTCGTCCCCGGCGAGCAGCCCGTCGTCCAGACGGACCTGAACGGCCTGAAGCTCGGCCTGATGATCTGCTACGACGTGGAGTTCCCGGAGAACGTCCGGGCGCACGCCCTCGCGGGCACCGACCTCCTCCTCGTGCCGACCGCCCAGATGCACCCCTTCGAGTTCGTCGCCGAGTCCCTCGTCCCGGTCCGCGCCTTCGAGAGCCAGATGTACATCGCGTACGTCAACAGGACCGGCCCCGAGGGCGAGGGCGACGATGCCTTCGAGTTCGTCGGCCTGAGCTGCCTGGCGAGCCCCGACGGGGCGACGCGGGTCCGCGCCGGGCGCGGCGAGGAACTCGTCCTGGGCGAGGTGGACGCGACCCTGCTGCACGCCTCCCGGGCGACCAACCCGTATCTGCGCGACCGCCGCCCGGGGCTGTACGGCTCGCTGAGCTGA